A genomic window from Photobacterium gaetbulicola Gung47 includes:
- a CDS encoding hypothetical protein (COG1966): MANFNTHLGTAALTSSLAATALLSAGHIVPITALWLMLLGTIGGLLPDIDSDNSTSMSTLFRLFGGLITFSFVGHIYQMVSMFELIVYSVFCYLTIRYNFKSSLEKITVHRGCCHSLAFIAAAGLLTVWLVYLLGYSDITAWLSGGFIFFGGVVHLLLDELYSVDLANRRLKLSFGSALKVFSPKNPFISAFQCLLIAALYLHGPSFDNTWQQVSNWSDFRFKPEWLNRDEVMHFFDEVVSSTQKAMSQRQG, translated from the coding sequence GTGGCTAATTTCAACACACATCTTGGAACAGCCGCACTTACGAGTAGTTTGGCGGCTACAGCACTGCTTTCAGCAGGACACATTGTGCCGATCACTGCATTGTGGTTGATGTTATTGGGCACCATTGGCGGTTTGTTGCCGGATATTGACTCCGATAATTCGACTTCGATGAGTACACTTTTCCGCTTGTTCGGCGGGTTGATCACGTTCAGTTTCGTCGGCCATATTTATCAAATGGTGTCGATGTTCGAGCTCATCGTCTACAGTGTGTTTTGCTATTTGACGATTCGGTACAACTTCAAGTCGTCGTTAGAGAAAATTACGGTTCATCGTGGTTGTTGCCACTCATTGGCATTTATCGCTGCGGCTGGCTTATTGACCGTCTGGTTGGTTTACTTATTGGGTTATAGTGATATTACGGCCTGGCTGTCGGGCGGCTTTATTTTTTTTGGCGGTGTTGTTCATTTATTGCTCGACGAGTTGTATAGCGTAGATTTAGCCAACCGTCGACTGAAGCTATCCTTTGGCTCCGCGTTAAAGGTTTTCTCTCCGAAAAACCCCTTTATCAGTGCGTTTCAGTGCTTATTGATTGCAGCGTTATATTTGCATGGCCCATCTTTTGATAATACCTGGCAGCAGGTAAGTAATTGGAGCGATTTTCGTTTCAAGCCGGAATGGCTTAATCGCGATGAGGTCATGCACTTTTTTGATGAAGTCGTGAGCTCGACGCAAAAGGCAATGAGTCAACGTCAGGGGTGA
- a CDS encoding transporter, BCCT family (COG1292) has product MKKVDRYSIDNTDYTVGQDNIQKWGFDVHNPVFGTSAGLIVLFLIASLVSDPATAKTALNGVKNSIINNFDALFLWSGNIFVIFCLGLIFSPFGKIRIGGQDAEADYSRMSWLAMLFAAGMGIGLMFWSVAEPVAYYTGWYGTPLNVDPNTPAAVELALGATMYHWGLHPWAIYGVVALSLAFFAYNKGLPLSIRSIFYPILGDRVWGWPGHIIDIFAVLATLFGLATSLGLGAQQAASGIEHVFGISGGIGLQIAVITLVTLLAVISVARGIDGGVKLLSNINMLVALALLVFVALAGFAISMGTVPTTVTGYAKNFFALSNPHGREDQTWLHGWTVFYWAWWVSWSPFVGMFIARVSKGRTIREFMIAVLIVPTLITTLWMSVFGGQAIDQVINGIGVLGENGLTSVPLAMFEMFESLPLSSLLSVTAIILVMVFFITSSDSGSLVIDNITAGGKIDSPMPQRIFWAFIEGAVAAVLLYVGGTEAIEALQAGAISTALPFVFILLLMCVSLLMGFSTEKYNK; this is encoded by the coding sequence ATGAAAAAAGTTGATAGATACAGCATAGACAATACGGATTACACGGTAGGGCAGGACAACATCCAGAAATGGGGGTTCGATGTTCACAACCCTGTATTCGGTACCAGTGCTGGCTTGATTGTTCTCTTTTTGATTGCTTCTTTGGTCAGTGATCCAGCGACAGCTAAAACCGCGTTAAATGGTGTGAAGAACAGCATCATTAACAACTTTGACGCTCTATTTCTTTGGTCTGGTAATATTTTCGTGATCTTCTGCTTGGGACTGATCTTTTCGCCATTTGGGAAAATCCGAATCGGCGGCCAGGATGCAGAAGCAGACTATTCTCGTATGTCATGGTTGGCGATGCTATTTGCTGCTGGTATGGGTATCGGCTTGATGTTCTGGAGTGTAGCTGAACCTGTCGCGTATTACACAGGTTGGTATGGTACTCCTCTCAATGTTGACCCTAACACCCCTGCGGCAGTAGAGCTTGCGTTGGGGGCGACCATGTACCACTGGGGCCTACACCCTTGGGCGATTTATGGTGTGGTAGCGCTTTCGCTTGCTTTCTTCGCGTACAACAAGGGCCTACCTCTTTCAATTCGATCTATTTTCTATCCGATTCTTGGTGACCGCGTCTGGGGTTGGCCGGGCCACATCATTGATATCTTTGCTGTTCTTGCAACATTATTCGGCCTTGCAACATCACTAGGCCTCGGAGCACAACAGGCAGCAAGTGGTATCGAGCATGTATTTGGCATCTCTGGGGGTATTGGCCTGCAGATTGCCGTTATCACCTTGGTTACCTTGCTGGCAGTGATCTCTGTTGCCCGTGGTATCGATGGTGGTGTAAAGCTGCTGAGTAACATCAATATGTTGGTGGCTCTGGCGCTGCTGGTATTTGTCGCGCTGGCAGGGTTTGCTATCTCGATGGGGACAGTCCCAACAACAGTTACAGGTTATGCCAAGAACTTCTTTGCCTTGAGCAACCCGCATGGTCGTGAAGATCAAACCTGGCTGCACGGCTGGACTGTTTTCTACTGGGCTTGGTGGGTATCTTGGTCGCCTTTTGTTGGTATGTTCATCGCACGTGTTTCTAAGGGCCGTACTATTCGTGAGTTCATGATTGCAGTGCTGATTGTTCCAACACTGATTACAACCCTTTGGATGTCTGTATTCGGTGGTCAGGCGATTGACCAAGTCATCAATGGTATCGGTGTCCTTGGCGAGAATGGGCTCACCTCGGTGCCGCTTGCGATGTTTGAGATGTTTGAATCGCTACCGTTGAGTTCACTGCTATCAGTAACAGCGATTATCCTGGTAATGGTGTTCTTCATCACTTCATCGGATTCAGGTTCACTGGTTATCGATAACATCACTGCGGGCGGTAAAATTGACTCGCCGATGCCACAGCGTATCTTCTGGGCATTTATCGAAGGTGCTGTTGCTGCTGTGCTGCTTTATGTTGGTGGTACAGAAGCTATCGAGGCGCTGCAGGCGGGGGCGATTTCAACCGCATTGCCGTTCGTATTTATTCTGCTTCTGATGTGTGTCAGCTTGCTGATGGGCTTTAGCACAGAGAAGTACAACAAGTAA
- a CDS encoding putative DNA-binding HTH domain-containing protein (COG2197) — protein MNRADYWIRNLIEAGQSHLDINHVVADIGRSVGADVSILFLGSSPKLSLGHVFHAGIEQPLLEYYERHSQSDVYLRHYSQQNLQGTIVPLQTMLPLNKITDEWFRDEMLRTIAVKHSLSGYCRLNKSDVQVLTFHRYSSPFKPECQLQLQQLMDALVPWSQYYLSKQQLMNKFGTIPLQHGSLQLPDTLTPAERQVIQLLSRGYDGSEITQFRGVSKETTKSQIKSILHKLECKHQNHLLHKVYTELVT, from the coding sequence ATGAATAGAGCCGATTATTGGATACGGAACCTTATCGAAGCAGGCCAATCTCATTTGGATATTAACCACGTTGTGGCTGATATAGGACGATCCGTCGGCGCCGATGTCAGTATTCTCTTTCTCGGCTCTTCACCGAAACTCTCGCTGGGTCACGTTTTTCACGCCGGCATTGAGCAGCCGCTGCTCGAATATTATGAACGTCACTCACAAAGCGATGTATACCTCCGGCATTACTCGCAACAAAACTTGCAAGGTACAATCGTTCCGCTACAAACCATGCTCCCCTTAAATAAAATTACAGATGAATGGTTCAGGGATGAGATGCTTCGCACCATTGCCGTTAAACATTCGCTAAGCGGTTATTGCCGTCTAAATAAGTCAGACGTACAAGTATTGACGTTCCATCGCTATTCCTCCCCTTTCAAGCCAGAGTGCCAGTTGCAGTTACAACAACTAATGGACGCCCTCGTACCATGGTCACAATATTATTTATCTAAGCAACAACTCATGAATAAATTTGGCACTATCCCCTTGCAGCACGGCAGTTTGCAATTGCCCGATACGCTCACCCCAGCAGAAAGACAAGTTATCCAGTTATTATCTCGAGGTTATGACGGCAGTGAGATAACCCAATTTAGGGGGGTATCAAAAGAAACCACAAAATCACAGATAAAAAGCATCTTGCATAAACTTGAATGCAAACACCAAAATCACTTACTGCACAAAGTTTATACAGAACTGGTTACCTAG
- a CDS encoding hypothetical protein (COG2252), translated as MNLDKIFKLSERKTTVSTEMYAGFITFLAMSYILAVNPAILGDIPGMDRGALFTATAIASGLATLVMGIWGNYPVMLAPGMSMNGFFKGILLSGSIALVWHEALLGIFLSGIIYLLLSMTSIRKSLIESIPEDLKLAISVSLGLFIAFLGLKNAGIIVSNPIILVSLGDIRDPQVAIAYISIFIALACMIRNIKLATFFAFISAIVLTVAADMLMGTSNAPIPDSIVSLPPSIAPTFGHIFDFSGFTPEKMFDLLFVVLIFLIVDFFDGLSTIVGVGRDAGIIDKDGKVPNAKSALVADAGGTVVGAVLGTTSVTAFSESGIASSQGAKTGLSAVVAAGLFFASLFFYPIFSIFSAAMVAPAMVVVGIYMIGRIAKIRWEVVEVRIASFFTIMFTVLSFSPANGMAMGFVSYAFSMVVAGKAKEVHPVIYTLAVIFLGYLLFI; from the coding sequence GTGAATTTGGATAAGATATTTAAGCTTTCTGAGCGAAAGACCACTGTTTCAACCGAAATGTATGCAGGTTTTATTACTTTTTTGGCGATGAGCTACATCCTTGCCGTTAACCCTGCCATTTTAGGGGACATCCCTGGAATGGACCGGGGGGCGCTATTCACAGCAACTGCTATTGCCTCAGGCTTGGCGACGTTGGTGATGGGGATCTGGGGTAACTACCCTGTCATGCTCGCACCGGGCATGAGTATGAATGGCTTCTTTAAGGGCATTCTTCTCAGCGGCTCTATTGCACTGGTGTGGCATGAAGCCCTATTGGGCATCTTCCTTTCAGGTATCATCTATCTGCTGTTGAGTATGACTTCAATCCGTAAGAGCTTGATTGAATCGATTCCAGAAGATCTAAAGTTGGCCATTTCGGTATCTCTAGGCTTGTTTATTGCTTTCCTCGGCCTGAAAAACGCCGGTATTATCGTTTCAAACCCTATCATTCTGGTTAGCCTGGGGGACATCCGCGATCCCCAGGTGGCAATTGCTTATATCTCTATCTTTATCGCTCTGGCTTGCATGATCCGCAATATCAAGCTGGCCACATTCTTCGCATTCATCTCTGCAATTGTGCTGACAGTCGCTGCCGATATGCTGATGGGTACCAGCAATGCGCCAATTCCAGACTCCATCGTGTCTCTGCCTCCGAGCATTGCGCCGACATTCGGGCATATTTTTGATTTCTCCGGCTTTACTCCGGAAAAAATGTTCGACTTGCTGTTTGTTGTTTTGATTTTCCTAATTGTCGACTTTTTTGATGGTCTAAGCACTATCGTTGGTGTAGGCCGTGATGCCGGCATCATAGACAAAGACGGTAAGGTGCCAAATGCTAAATCTGCGTTAGTTGCCGATGCTGGCGGTACCGTGGTTGGTGCGGTATTGGGTACGACATCGGTTACGGCTTTCTCTGAATCTGGTATTGCATCATCGCAAGGGGCAAAAACCGGGTTGAGTGCGGTTGTTGCAGCAGGCCTGTTCTTTGCTTCGCTATTTTTCTATCCCATTTTCTCTATCTTCTCGGCGGCGATGGTCGCTCCGGCCATGGTCGTCGTCGGTATTTACATGATTGGCCGTATTGCCAAGATCCGTTGGGAAGTCGTGGAGGTTAGAATTGCCTCTTTCTTCACTATCATGTTTACCGTTCTGTCCTTTTCTCCGGCGAACGGTATGGCAATGGGCTTTGTCAGCTACGCGTTCTCGATGGTTGTGGCAGGTAAGGCAAAGGAAGTGCACCCTGTGATTTATACCTTGGCAGTAATTTTCCTCGGTTACCTACTATTTATCTAA
- a CDS encoding GCN5-related N-acetyltransferase (COG1247) codes for MHIRYCAFEQHADEMLAIFNDAILNTTALYEYEPRTMDVMAQWFESKEHGDYPVIGAFDQAGRLMGFASFGKFREQPAFQFTVEHSIYVSREHRGKGVAVELMKTLIVLAAHQGYRSLIGAIDLENIASLRLHQKFGFEEVGIIKHAGYKFERWLDLAFYQLVLDT; via the coding sequence ATGCATATTAGATACTGTGCTTTTGAACAACATGCCGATGAGATGCTTGCCATTTTTAATGATGCTATTTTGAATACTACGGCGCTCTATGAGTATGAACCGCGTACGATGGATGTTATGGCGCAGTGGTTTGAATCAAAAGAACATGGTGATTACCCCGTTATCGGGGCATTCGATCAAGCGGGGCGGTTAATGGGCTTTGCCTCGTTTGGTAAATTCAGGGAGCAACCAGCTTTTCAATTTACCGTTGAGCACAGTATTTACGTATCGAGAGAGCACCGGGGAAAAGGAGTGGCGGTAGAGTTGATGAAAACACTTATCGTGTTGGCTGCCCATCAAGGTTACCGTTCATTAATTGGAGCTATCGATTTGGAAAATATTGCGAGTTTACGATTACACCAAAAATTCGGTTTTGAGGAAGTCGGCATTATCAAACATGCAGGCTATAAATTTGAACGTTGGTTAGACCTTGCGTTTTATCAGTTAGTACTCGATACATAA
- a CDS encoding DNA polymerase III subunit epsilon (COG0847) codes for MTVSKTKHHRQLLNTRSTPDWPTFFQTLHDKAKDDRLKSFYSTPMVNGDTPLSEVPFVALDFETTGLDPKKDEIISIGLIPFTLQRIRCRESAQWTVNPHRPLNEESVIIHGITDSEVENAPDLLKILERVLNALAGKIVVVHYQKIEREFMNQALLSRLGEGIHFPVVDTMAIEMAIQQRDNGGIINRLKGKRPGSVRLARARQRYGLPVYPPHHAVTDALATAELLQAQIAYHFSPDTPISDIWL; via the coding sequence ATGACAGTAAGTAAAACCAAGCACCACCGACAACTGCTTAACACCCGCAGCACACCAGACTGGCCAACCTTCTTTCAAACCTTGCATGACAAAGCGAAGGACGACAGGCTGAAGAGTTTCTATTCTACGCCTATGGTCAATGGTGATACGCCGCTGAGTGAAGTGCCCTTCGTGGCCCTGGATTTCGAAACCACAGGGCTAGACCCGAAGAAAGACGAAATCATCAGTATTGGCCTCATTCCTTTCACTCTGCAACGCATCCGTTGCAGGGAATCTGCGCAATGGACAGTTAACCCTCACCGCCCTCTCAATGAGGAATCGGTGATCATCCACGGTATTACCGATTCCGAAGTAGAAAACGCCCCTGATCTGCTGAAAATTCTTGAGCGAGTATTAAATGCGCTGGCTGGCAAAATTGTTGTCGTTCACTACCAAAAGATCGAACGTGAATTTATGAATCAAGCTTTGCTTAGCCGTTTGGGAGAAGGGATACACTTTCCTGTTGTCGATACCATGGCTATCGAAATGGCGATACAACAGCGTGATAACGGCGGTATCATTAACCGCTTAAAAGGTAAACGTCCTGGCTCGGTTCGCCTTGCTCGCGCACGCCAGCGCTATGGCCTCCCTGTTTACCCGCCGCACCATGCAGTAACGGATGCACTTGCGACCGCAGAGTTACTGCAGGCACAAATTGCCTATCACTTCTCTCCGGATACACCAATATCGGATATCTGGTTATAG
- a CDS encoding hypothetical protein (COG2905), translated as MEAEQLEILNFISQYPPFKTLPEESLKEIALNIEVAYYRADSMILNFGDEIHDLYLIRSGAVEIYRRKGELYNRIDEGDLFGQMGLLMNNKVRMPARAIEDTLVYCIPEAIFNQLCDEYDTFADFVELEDSARLRNVVSTHAEENDLTTSKVRTLLSRDPVTISRDESIQTAAMTMAEENISAMLIVEPNEDSDDDDYDPLVGIITDRDLCSRVIAKGLDTSTPVSEVMSTELISLDHNAYVFEAMLTMLRYNVHHLPVLRNKHPIGVIGLTDIVRYESQNSLLLVSTIFQQQTVEELQVVSEEVKHCFVRMVNEDANAHMIGSALSVIGRSFKQRLAELAQEELGPAPIPFCLMAMGSMARDEQLIVTDQDNALILDDSYDEKLHGEYFEKFAKFVCDGLAACGYSYCTGDIMATNPEWRKTRTEWEECFAEWIDNPKPQALLNSSIFFDLSGVCGREKWAEQLNSFVVRRARKNNRFLACLARNAISRTPPLGFFKDFVMEKDGRHNNSINLKRRGTAPLADLIRVHALAVGSRSQNSFERLDDVIEAGILPKGRGQDLRDAMELIYMVRIRHQALDIEAGIEADNSIEPENMSDFERRNLKAAFQILSNAQNFIKFRYQGNRR; from the coding sequence ATGGAAGCCGAACAGCTGGAAATTCTCAATTTTATCAGCCAATACCCCCCTTTCAAGACACTCCCGGAAGAGTCGCTAAAAGAAATCGCCCTCAATATAGAGGTCGCCTATTACCGGGCTGATTCCATGATCCTAAACTTTGGTGATGAAATACATGACCTTTACCTCATCCGCAGCGGTGCGGTTGAAATCTACCGCCGTAAAGGTGAATTATACAACCGGATTGATGAAGGCGATCTATTTGGCCAAATGGGCCTACTGATGAACAACAAAGTCAGAATGCCGGCCCGCGCCATCGAAGACACTCTGGTTTACTGTATTCCGGAAGCAATCTTCAATCAGTTGTGTGATGAGTACGATACCTTTGCCGACTTCGTGGAACTTGAGGATAGCGCCCGATTGCGTAACGTTGTCTCAACCCACGCCGAAGAGAATGATCTTACGACCTCGAAGGTTCGCACCTTACTCTCACGCGATCCTGTCACCATTAGCCGTGATGAAAGTATTCAAACCGCTGCCATGACCATGGCTGAAGAGAATATCTCTGCCATGCTCATTGTTGAGCCAAACGAAGATAGTGACGATGACGACTATGACCCTCTCGTTGGTATCATTACTGATCGCGATCTTTGTTCCCGTGTTATTGCCAAAGGCTTAGATACTTCAACACCGGTTTCCGAAGTGATGAGCACCGAGCTTATCTCGCTTGATCACAATGCCTATGTTTTCGAAGCGATGCTGACCATGCTTCGTTACAATGTGCACCATTTACCCGTACTGAGAAACAAGCATCCAATCGGTGTGATCGGTCTAACCGACATCGTTCGTTACGAGTCACAAAACAGCCTGTTGCTGGTAAGTACTATTTTCCAGCAACAAACTGTTGAAGAGCTACAGGTTGTTTCTGAAGAAGTTAAACACTGTTTCGTGCGTATGGTGAATGAAGATGCTAATGCCCATATGATCGGCAGTGCATTATCTGTCATTGGTCGCAGTTTCAAACAACGTCTTGCGGAGTTGGCTCAGGAAGAACTGGGCCCAGCCCCTATTCCATTCTGCCTCATGGCAATGGGATCCATGGCGCGCGATGAGCAACTTATTGTGACTGATCAGGATAACGCACTGATCCTAGACGATAGCTATGACGAAAAACTGCATGGTGAATACTTTGAGAAGTTCGCCAAGTTTGTCTGTGATGGGCTTGCGGCATGTGGCTACAGCTACTGTACCGGTGACATCATGGCAACCAACCCAGAATGGCGCAAAACGCGTACGGAATGGGAAGAATGTTTTGCTGAGTGGATCGACAATCCAAAACCACAGGCACTCCTTAACAGCTCTATCTTTTTCGACCTGTCTGGTGTCTGTGGTCGTGAAAAGTGGGCCGAGCAGCTCAACAGCTTCGTGGTCCGCCGCGCCAGGAAAAATAACCGCTTCCTGGCCTGTTTGGCCCGAAATGCCATTAGCCGTACTCCTCCACTGGGTTTCTTCAAAGATTTCGTCATGGAAAAAGATGGCAGACACAACAACTCCATCAACCTCAAACGTCGGGGGACGGCCCCGCTAGCTGACTTGATCCGCGTCCACGCCCTGGCGGTAGGCTCACGCTCTCAAAATTCTTTCGAACGGCTGGATGACGTAATTGAAGCCGGTATTTTACCAAAAGGGCGAGGGCAAGATTTACGTGATGCGATGGAACTCATCTATATGGTTCGAATCCGTCACCAAGCACTCGATATTGAAGCTGGTATAGAAGCCGATAACAGTATCGAGCCGGAAAATATGTCTGACTTCGAGCGCCGGAACCTGAAAGCAGCATTCCAGATCCTCAGTAATGCCCAGAACTTTATCAAATTCCGCTACCAGGGTAATCGCCGGTGA